A section of the Humulus lupulus chromosome 2, drHumLupu1.1, whole genome shotgun sequence genome encodes:
- the LOC133817719 gene encoding uncharacterized protein LOC133817719 isoform X1 gives MRLRRRRQCFPSCSSHHRVDEDETYWRQKKGDEELEWSHDSTHVIAQLAQCFTNAMGGPRSWIGGLFSRSGNKREKYLDYRLSPLQEQRLQRLQERLQVPFDETRPDHQEALRTLWLAAFPDIALKGLISEQWKEMGWQGPNPSTDFRELVYVGVADIFPLRICYFSPGLIRLLFKQDGKRATWEYPFAVAGINVSFMLIQMLDLYSAKPKCIPGINFMKLLGEDEEAFDVLYCLAFEMMDAQWLAMHASYMEFNEVLQVTRTQLERELSLEDVHRVQDLPAYNLLYQ, from the exons ATGAGATTAAGGAGGCGGAGGCAATGTTTTCCTTCTTGCTCTTCCCATCACAGA GTCGATGAGGATGAAACTTACTGGAGGCAGAAGAAGGGTGATGAGGAGTTGGAGTGGTCACATGATTCCACTCACGTAATAGCGCAGTTAGCTCAATGTTTTA CAAATGCTATGGGCGGGCCAAGGTCATGGATTGGAGGACTATTTAGCCGGTCAGGCAATAAGCGTGAGAAGTACCTCGACTACAGGTTGAGCCCTCTTCAG GAACAAAGACTTCAAAGGCTTCAAGAACGATTACAAGTGCCATTTGACGAGACTCGTCCTGATCATCAA GAAGCTTTAAGAACGCTGTGGCTTGCTGCTTTTCCTGATATTGCTCTGAAGGGATTGATCTCAGAGCAATGGAAAGAGATGGGATGGCAAGGTCCTAATCCATCCACTGACTTTCG TGAATTGGTCTACGTAGGGGTTGCGGATATATTTCCCTTGAGAATCTGCTATTTTTCGCCAGGACTTATCCG GTTATTGTTCAAGCAAGATGGGAAGCGAGCAACATGGGAGTATCCATTCGCTGTTGCAGGAATAAATGTATCATTTATGTTGATTCAGATGCTGGATCTATACTCAG CAAAACCAAAATGCATTCCAGGAATCAATTTCATGAAATTACTAGGAG AAGATGAAGAAGCATTTGATGTGCTATATTGTTTAGCATTTGAAATGATGGACGCTCAGTGGCTCGCTATGCATGCTTCTTACATGGAGTTTAAT GAGGTTCTACAAGTCACGCGGACGCAACTGGAAAGAGAGCTTTCTTTAGAAGATGTACACAGAGTACAGGACTTACCAGCTTACAATCTGTTGTACCAGTAA
- the LOC133817719 gene encoding uncharacterized protein LOC133817719 isoform X3, whose product MRSFLFVSHATNAMGGPRSWIGGLFSRSGNKREKYLDYRLSPLQEQRLQRLQERLQVPFDETRPDHQEALRTLWLAAFPDIALKGLISEQWKEMGWQGPNPSTDFRELVYVGVADIFPLRICYFSPGLIRLLFKQDGKRATWEYPFAVAGINVSFMLIQMLDLYSAKPKCIPGINFMKLLGEDEEAFDVLYCLAFEMMDAQWLAMHASYMEFNEVLQVTRTQLERELSLEDVHRVQDLPAYNLLYQ is encoded by the exons ATGAGAAGTTTTCTGTTTGTATCTCATGCAA CAAATGCTATGGGCGGGCCAAGGTCATGGATTGGAGGACTATTTAGCCGGTCAGGCAATAAGCGTGAGAAGTACCTCGACTACAGGTTGAGCCCTCTTCAG GAACAAAGACTTCAAAGGCTTCAAGAACGATTACAAGTGCCATTTGACGAGACTCGTCCTGATCATCAA GAAGCTTTAAGAACGCTGTGGCTTGCTGCTTTTCCTGATATTGCTCTGAAGGGATTGATCTCAGAGCAATGGAAAGAGATGGGATGGCAAGGTCCTAATCCATCCACTGACTTTCG TGAATTGGTCTACGTAGGGGTTGCGGATATATTTCCCTTGAGAATCTGCTATTTTTCGCCAGGACTTATCCG GTTATTGTTCAAGCAAGATGGGAAGCGAGCAACATGGGAGTATCCATTCGCTGTTGCAGGAATAAATGTATCATTTATGTTGATTCAGATGCTGGATCTATACTCAG CAAAACCAAAATGCATTCCAGGAATCAATTTCATGAAATTACTAGGAG AAGATGAAGAAGCATTTGATGTGCTATATTGTTTAGCATTTGAAATGATGGACGCTCAGTGGCTCGCTATGCATGCTTCTTACATGGAGTTTAAT GAGGTTCTACAAGTCACGCGGACGCAACTGGAAAGAGAGCTTTCTTTAGAAGATGTACACAGAGTACAGGACTTACCAGCTTACAATCTGTTGTACCAGTAA
- the LOC133817719 gene encoding uncharacterized protein LOC133817719 isoform X4, with product MGGPRSWIGGLFSRSGNKREKYLDYRLSPLQEQRLQRLQERLQVPFDETRPDHQEALRTLWLAAFPDIALKGLISEQWKEMGWQGPNPSTDFRELVYVGVADIFPLRICYFSPGLIRLLFKQDGKRATWEYPFAVAGINVSFMLIQMLDLYSAKPKCIPGINFMKLLGEDEEAFDVLYCLAFEMMDAQWLAMHASYMEFNEVLQVTRTQLERELSLEDVHRVQDLPAYNLLYQ from the exons ATGGGCGGGCCAAGGTCATGGATTGGAGGACTATTTAGCCGGTCAGGCAATAAGCGTGAGAAGTACCTCGACTACAGGTTGAGCCCTCTTCAG GAACAAAGACTTCAAAGGCTTCAAGAACGATTACAAGTGCCATTTGACGAGACTCGTCCTGATCATCAA GAAGCTTTAAGAACGCTGTGGCTTGCTGCTTTTCCTGATATTGCTCTGAAGGGATTGATCTCAGAGCAATGGAAAGAGATGGGATGGCAAGGTCCTAATCCATCCACTGACTTTCG TGAATTGGTCTACGTAGGGGTTGCGGATATATTTCCCTTGAGAATCTGCTATTTTTCGCCAGGACTTATCCG GTTATTGTTCAAGCAAGATGGGAAGCGAGCAACATGGGAGTATCCATTCGCTGTTGCAGGAATAAATGTATCATTTATGTTGATTCAGATGCTGGATCTATACTCAG CAAAACCAAAATGCATTCCAGGAATCAATTTCATGAAATTACTAGGAG AAGATGAAGAAGCATTTGATGTGCTATATTGTTTAGCATTTGAAATGATGGACGCTCAGTGGCTCGCTATGCATGCTTCTTACATGGAGTTTAAT GAGGTTCTACAAGTCACGCGGACGCAACTGGAAAGAGAGCTTTCTTTAGAAGATGTACACAGAGTACAGGACTTACCAGCTTACAATCTGTTGTACCAGTAA
- the LOC133817719 gene encoding uncharacterized protein LOC133817719 isoform X2, whose translation MRLRRRRQCFPSCSSHHRVDEDETYWRQKKGDEELEWSHDSTHVIAQLAQCFTNAMGGPRSWIGGLFSRSGNKREKYLDYRLSPLQEQRLQRLQERLQVPFDETRPDHQEALRTLWLAAFPDIALKGLISEQWKEMGWQGPNPSTDFRGCGYISLENLLFFARTYPASFRRLLFKQDGKRATWEYPFAVAGINVSFMLIQMLDLYSAKPKCIPGINFMKLLGEDEEAFDVLYCLAFEMMDAQWLAMHASYMEFNEVLQVTRTQLERELSLEDVHRVQDLPAYNLLYQ comes from the exons ATGAGATTAAGGAGGCGGAGGCAATGTTTTCCTTCTTGCTCTTCCCATCACAGA GTCGATGAGGATGAAACTTACTGGAGGCAGAAGAAGGGTGATGAGGAGTTGGAGTGGTCACATGATTCCACTCACGTAATAGCGCAGTTAGCTCAATGTTTTA CAAATGCTATGGGCGGGCCAAGGTCATGGATTGGAGGACTATTTAGCCGGTCAGGCAATAAGCGTGAGAAGTACCTCGACTACAGGTTGAGCCCTCTTCAG GAACAAAGACTTCAAAGGCTTCAAGAACGATTACAAGTGCCATTTGACGAGACTCGTCCTGATCATCAA GAAGCTTTAAGAACGCTGTGGCTTGCTGCTTTTCCTGATATTGCTCTGAAGGGATTGATCTCAGAGCAATGGAAAGAGATGGGATGGCAAGGTCCTAATCCATCCACTGACTTTCG GGGTTGCGGATATATTTCCCTTGAGAATCTGCTATTTTTCGCCAGGACTTATCCG GCATCTTTTCGTAGGTTATTGTTCAAGCAAGATGGGAAGCGAGCAACATGGGAGTATCCATTCGCTGTTGCAGGAATAAATGTATCATTTATGTTGATTCAGATGCTGGATCTATACTCAG CAAAACCAAAATGCATTCCAGGAATCAATTTCATGAAATTACTAGGAG AAGATGAAGAAGCATTTGATGTGCTATATTGTTTAGCATTTGAAATGATGGACGCTCAGTGGCTCGCTATGCATGCTTCTTACATGGAGTTTAAT GAGGTTCTACAAGTCACGCGGACGCAACTGGAAAGAGAGCTTTCTTTAGAAGATGTACACAGAGTACAGGACTTACCAGCTTACAATCTGTTGTACCAGTAA